One stretch of Arachis duranensis cultivar V14167 chromosome 1, aradu.V14167.gnm2.J7QH, whole genome shotgun sequence DNA includes these proteins:
- the LOC110275377 gene encoding uncharacterized protein LOC110275377, with amino-acid sequence MWMVVGGDEEAGSAGGGRCCCRWLWVATRRRARPVVVAGSAMVALVALMAMEQSQSNPQPQDSQTGSSRAEEEGEAPNPVQPLTPATMGDKGKRRAIAATPIGSYFKERTMPGSQPALKSVLASKQVNHKVKLGLARWIIDAQIPFNAIQSPYFQPALDGVAAIGPGFKGPSYDEMRVHLLADLKKECQLLVEGYRSSWKRTGCTLMADGWTDQRQRTLINFLVYCPAGMSFVKSVDASDMIKTADTLFKLFAEVIEWVGSSNIVHVVTNNAANYVSAGKLIHEKYPNIFWSPCAAHCINLILKDIASLPHIADLASRASKVTVFVYNHMIFLSWLRKRKEWKEIVRPGVTRFATVFITLKSIYDHKEHLQALVVDKYFTSHKLSKSVNGKMVSSIILDSKFWEDCFTTVMLVGPLIKLLRLVDADEKPSLGIVYAGMQRAKINIKTMFRNRKSAYTPYTSILKMQWDKHLKRDLHAAAYFLNPDYFYNGGDVELDVDFPNGADSSNTASFGGTSDDGGFGLSVYDRDVGTLNDNYDF; translated from the exons ATGTGGATGGTTGTGGGTGGCGACGAGGAGGCGGGCTCGGCCGGTGGTGGTCGTTGTTGCTGTCGATGGTTGTGGGTGGCGACGAGGAGGCGGGCTCGGCCGGTGGTGGTCGCGGGCTCGGCTATGGTTGCCTTGGTGGCCTTGATGGCT ATGGAACAATCACAAAGTAACCCACAGCCACAAGATTCTCAAACTGGTTCATCCAGAG CGGAAGAAGAGGGTGAAGCACCTAATCCTGTACAACCTCTGACTCCTGCAACAATGGGAGACAAAGGAAAGAGAAGAGCGATTGCTGCTACTCCAATTGGAAGTTATTTTAAGGAAAGGACTATGCCAGGCTCTCAACCAGCTTTGAAAAGTGTCTTGGCCAGTAAACAAGTTAATCACAAGGTTAAGTTGGGGCTTGCAAGATGGATCATTGATGCACAGATTCCATTCAATGCAATTCAATCGCCTTACTTTCAACCTGCCTTGGATGGCGTTGCTGCAATTGGACCTGGTTTCAAGGGACCGTCATATGACGAAATGAGAGTTCATTTGCTGGCCGATCTTAAGAAGGAGTGTCAGTTGCTTGTGGAAGGTTATAGGAGCTCGTGGAAAAGGACTGGTTGTACACTGATGGCAGATGGCTGGACTGATCAAAGGCAGCGTACGTTAATTAATTTTCTAGTTTATTGTCCTGCTGGTATGTCATTTGTTAAGTCTGTTGATGCTTCTGATATGATAAAAACTGCCGATACCTTGTTTAAATTGTTTGCTGAGGTTATTGAGTGGGTTGGGTCTAGTAACATTGTGCATGTGGTTACTAATAATGCTGCAAATTATGTATCTGCTGGAAAACTCATTCATGAAAAGTATCCAAACATTTTTTGGTCTCCTTGTGCTGCTCATTGCATCAATCTTATATTGAAAGACATAGCAAGTCTTCCTCATATAGCTGACCTTGCCTCTCGTGCTTCAAAAGTGACTGTCTTTGTTTACAATCATATGATTTTCTTGTCATggcttagaaaaagaaaagaatggaaagaaattgttCGACCAGGAGTAACACGTTTTGCTACTGTTTTCATTACTTTGAAAAGTATATATGATCATAAGGAACACTTGCAAGCATTGGTGGTGGACAAATATTTCACTTCTCATAAATTATCCAAGAGTGTCAATGGGAAGATGGttagttcaattatcttggataGTAAGTTTTGGGAGGATTGTTTTACTACTGTTATGCTTGTTGGTCCTCTAATTAAGTTATTGAGGCTTGTTGATGCTGATGAGAAACCTTCTCTGGGTATCGTGTATGCGGGCATGCAAAGAGCCAAAATTAATATCAAGACAATGTTTAGAAATAGGAAATCTGCATACACACCTTATACAAGTATCTTGAAAATGCAGTGGGATAAGCATTTGAAGCGTGACCTCCATGCAGCAGCATACTTTTTGAATCCAGATTACTTCTATA atggaGGAGATGTGGAACTTGATGTGGATTTCCCTAATGGTGCTGATTCTTCAAATACAGCTTCTTTTGGTGGTACTTCTGATGATGGTGGCTTTGGATTATCTGTATATGATAGAGATGTTGGAACActtaatgataattatgatttttga